A genomic segment from Streptosporangium roseum DSM 43021 encodes:
- the lepB gene encoding signal peptidase I, giving the protein MHVVAEDIEQSAKSGKKKRSFWLEFPLLVAVSLLLALLIKSFVIQAFYIPSESMENTLLVNDRVLVNKLVYHTRDIERGDVVVFSGVDSWKGEVDLPEPSNPVAAFFNWAGTVFGVVPGEKDYIKRVIGVPGDVVKCCDAKDRITVNGVPLEEESYIYPDDKPSGRHFEIKVPEGRLWVMGDHRSVSYDSRSHQGDPGGGTIPVDQVIGRAFVIVWPFSRATTLPIPDTFSQPALQAAGAIGGGAPFLLGVAGAMPLVLWRRRRLLKRL; this is encoded by the coding sequence GTGCACGTGGTCGCCGAAGACATCGAGCAGTCGGCCAAGAGCGGCAAGAAGAAGCGCTCGTTCTGGTTGGAGTTCCCCCTGCTGGTCGCGGTCTCCCTTCTGCTGGCGCTGCTGATAAAGAGCTTCGTCATCCAGGCGTTCTACATCCCGTCGGAGTCGATGGAGAACACGCTCCTCGTCAACGACCGGGTCCTGGTCAACAAGCTCGTCTACCACACCCGTGACATCGAGCGCGGCGACGTGGTGGTCTTCTCCGGGGTCGACTCGTGGAAGGGGGAGGTCGACCTCCCGGAGCCGTCCAACCCGGTCGCGGCGTTCTTCAACTGGGCCGGCACCGTCTTCGGCGTGGTGCCCGGCGAGAAGGACTACATCAAGCGGGTCATCGGTGTGCCGGGTGACGTCGTGAAGTGCTGCGACGCCAAGGACCGCATCACGGTCAACGGGGTGCCGCTGGAGGAGGAGAGCTACATCTACCCCGACGACAAGCCGTCGGGCAGGCACTTCGAGATCAAGGTGCCGGAGGGGCGGCTCTGGGTGATGGGCGACCACCGTTCGGTGTCGTACGACTCCCGCTCCCACCAGGGCGACCCCGGAGGCGGCACGATCCCGGTCGACCAGGTGATCGGCCGTGCTTTCGTGATCGTGTGGCCGTTCTCCCGCGCCACCACGCTCCCGATCCCCGACACCTTCTCCCAGCCCGCGCTCCAGGCCGCCGGGGCGATCGGCGGTGGGGCGCCGTTCCTGCTCGGGGTCGCCGGGGCGATGCCCCTGGTGCTCTGGCGCCGTCGCCGCCTGCTGAAGCGGCTCTGA
- a CDS encoding universal stress protein, giving the protein MQADDGRPVVAGYDGSTASQQALRWGVNEARMRFVPLVVCHAWQWSYPMPPVSPETLEAVRRMGQHVLDAGVSLARSLAPRLEVRGKLVTGSSAVVLVGESSTAELVAVGPRGTGGFEELQIGSTAMQLAAHSYCPVAVVRESGRPATGRVVVGVEGANVERSGLGTAFEEAKLRHATLLAICLCPEGLEDTRPLAARFHSTISVWEEKYPQVNVETMIETRPHTAVMHSAAEHADLLVVNDREQDDPVELPLGLVSQSLLRGASCTVTVIPSRAFAMSSRSASRVRPG; this is encoded by the coding sequence ATGCAGGCAGATGACGGGCGGCCGGTGGTCGCCGGATACGACGGTTCGACAGCGAGCCAGCAGGCTCTCCGGTGGGGCGTCAACGAGGCCCGGATGCGATTCGTTCCCCTGGTCGTCTGCCATGCCTGGCAGTGGTCCTATCCCATGCCGCCCGTCTCCCCCGAGACGCTGGAGGCCGTACGGCGGATGGGCCAGCACGTGCTCGACGCGGGAGTGAGCCTCGCGCGCAGCCTGGCGCCCCGGTTGGAGGTGCGGGGGAAGCTGGTGACGGGGTCGTCGGCGGTCGTCCTGGTGGGCGAGTCGTCCACCGCGGAGCTGGTCGCGGTCGGGCCGCGCGGAACGGGCGGCTTCGAGGAGCTGCAGATCGGCTCGACCGCGATGCAGCTGGCCGCGCACTCGTACTGCCCGGTGGCCGTCGTCAGGGAGTCCGGCCGGCCCGCCACGGGCCGCGTGGTGGTCGGGGTGGAGGGCGCGAACGTGGAGCGGTCGGGTCTCGGGACGGCGTTCGAGGAGGCGAAGCTGCGGCACGCCACGCTGCTGGCGATCTGCCTGTGCCCCGAGGGGCTAGAGGACACGCGGCCGCTGGCGGCCCGCTTCCACAGCACCATCTCGGTGTGGGAGGAGAAGTATCCCCAGGTGAACGTGGAGACCATGATCGAGACGCGGCCTCACACGGCGGTGATGCACAGCGCGGCCGAGCACGCGGACCTGCTGGTGGTCAACGACCGCGAGCAGGACGACCCGGTCGAGCTGCCGCTCGGCCTGGTCTCCCAGTCACTGCTGCGCGGCGCGTCGTGCACGGTCACAGTGATCCCGTCGCGGGCGTTCGCCATGTCTTCGAGGTCAGCGAGCCGCGTTCGGCCCGGATGA
- a CDS encoding glycoside hydrolase family 15 protein, with protein sequence MTLDPPAGVLCDASPFPPIADYGFLSDCEVTALVAPSGNVEWLCLPRMDSPSVFAAILDRDAGGFRIGPADLRVPAARRYLPGTMVLETSWGTPTGWIIVRDLLLIGPWHHDEELSNTHRRAPTDYDASHVLLRTVRCVSGEVQIALDCEPVFDYGRRPAHWIYTDRGYHQGAARGDGVNLELKLTTDMRLGFEGSRATARTLMREGDTRFCALSWTVHEPPYTFAEAYGRLVWTAHHWQHWLARGDFPDHPWRSFLERSALTLKGLTFAPTGALIAAATTSLPETPGGDRNWDYRYSWIRDSTFALWGLYTLGFDWEADDFFWFIADVAERDEELQVMYGVDGERDLEEHILDYLDGYEGARPVRVGNAAYKHHQHDVWGAVLDSFYIHTRSRDRLDERIWPILKRQVDAAIKHWREPDRGIWEVRGEPKHFTSSKVMCWVAADRGARLARLRQDFHLAARWQASADEIHADVCANGVTERGVFRQHYGTDALDASLLLLPLVHFLPPTDPRIRDTVLAIADELTVDDLVMRYLPKETDDGQAGDEGTFTICSFWLVSAFTEIREESRARRLCEKVLSFASPLGLYAEEIDPVTGRHLGNFPQAFTHLALINAVIHIIRAERGSLTSKTWRTPATGSL encoded by the coding sequence ATGACCCTGGATCCACCGGCGGGCGTGCTCTGCGACGCCTCACCGTTCCCGCCCATCGCGGACTACGGCTTCCTGTCCGACTGCGAGGTCACCGCTCTGGTCGCGCCGAGCGGAAACGTGGAGTGGCTGTGCCTGCCCCGGATGGACTCTCCCAGCGTGTTCGCCGCCATCCTGGACCGGGACGCCGGAGGGTTCCGGATCGGTCCCGCGGACCTCAGGGTGCCGGCCGCGCGCCGCTACCTGCCGGGCACCATGGTGCTGGAGACGAGCTGGGGCACGCCGACCGGCTGGATCATCGTCCGTGACCTGCTGCTCATAGGGCCCTGGCATCACGACGAGGAGCTGTCGAACACGCACAGGCGGGCCCCGACCGACTACGACGCCAGCCACGTGCTGCTGCGCACGGTGCGCTGCGTCAGCGGGGAGGTGCAGATCGCCCTCGACTGCGAGCCGGTGTTCGACTACGGGCGCAGGCCGGCCCACTGGATCTACACGGACCGGGGCTACCACCAGGGCGCCGCCCGGGGAGACGGGGTGAATCTGGAGCTCAAGCTCACCACCGACATGCGACTGGGGTTCGAGGGGTCGCGGGCGACCGCGCGCACCCTGATGAGAGAGGGGGACACCCGCTTCTGCGCGCTGTCGTGGACCGTTCACGAGCCGCCCTACACCTTCGCGGAGGCATACGGACGGCTGGTGTGGACCGCCCACCACTGGCAGCACTGGCTTGCCAGAGGCGACTTCCCCGACCACCCCTGGCGCAGCTTCCTGGAGCGCAGCGCCCTCACCCTCAAGGGCCTGACCTTCGCCCCGACCGGAGCGCTGATCGCGGCGGCGACCACCTCCCTGCCCGAGACACCGGGCGGGGACCGGAACTGGGACTACCGCTACAGCTGGATCCGCGACTCGACCTTCGCCCTCTGGGGCCTCTACACCCTCGGATTCGACTGGGAGGCCGACGACTTCTTCTGGTTCATCGCCGACGTCGCGGAGAGGGACGAGGAGCTTCAGGTCATGTACGGCGTCGACGGCGAGCGTGACCTGGAGGAGCACATCCTCGACTATCTGGACGGCTACGAGGGGGCCAGACCCGTCCGGGTCGGCAACGCCGCCTACAAGCACCACCAGCACGACGTCTGGGGGGCGGTCCTCGACTCCTTCTACATCCACACCCGGTCCCGGGACCGCCTGGACGAGCGGATCTGGCCCATCCTGAAGCGCCAGGTCGACGCCGCCATCAAACACTGGCGGGAGCCCGACCGCGGTATATGGGAGGTGCGCGGCGAGCCCAAGCACTTCACCTCGTCGAAGGTCATGTGCTGGGTGGCGGCCGACCGGGGCGCGCGGCTCGCCCGGCTCCGCCAGGACTTCCACCTGGCCGCGCGCTGGCAGGCGTCCGCCGACGAGATCCACGCCGACGTCTGCGCCAACGGAGTCACCGAGCGGGGGGTCTTCAGGCAGCACTACGGCACCGATGCCCTCGACGCGTCGCTCCTGCTCCTCCCGCTGGTGCACTTCCTGCCGCCCACCGACCCCAGGATCCGCGACACCGTCCTGGCCATCGCCGACGAGCTGACCGTCGACGACCTGGTCATGCGCTACCTGCCGAAGGAGACCGACGACGGCCAGGCCGGGGACGAGGGGACCTTCACGATCTGCTCGTTCTGGCTCGTGTCGGCGTTCACGGAGATCAGGGAGGAGAGCCGTGCCCGCAGGCTCTGCGAGAAGGTCCTCTCCTTCGCCAGCCCCCTCGGTCTCTACGCCGAGGAGATCGACCCCGTCACCGGACGCCACCTGGGGAACTTCCCCCAGGCCTTCACCCATCTCGCCCTCATCAACGCGGTCATCCACATCATCCGGGCCGAACGCGGCTCGCTGACCTCGAAGACATGGCGAACGCCCGCGACGGGATCACTGTGA
- a CDS encoding aldo/keto reductase, translating into MTKLPSGGEVAVLGMGTWRMGEVPSRRGEEIAALRLGLELGMTLIDTAEMYGDGKAEQLVGEAIAGHRDEVFLVSKALPRHATFKGVIAACEGSLRRLGTDRLDLYLLHWRGPTPLEETVGAFEELVSRGSIRSWGVSNFDVADMEEVVALPGGEAVQTDQVLYNLMRRGVEYDLMPWCRGQGLPIMAYSPIEQGRMLTHPALRSVAERHGATPAQVALAWVLREDGVVIIPKAGTREHVRQDHAALALRLTEDDFTSLDGAFPPPLGGRPLEML; encoded by the coding sequence ATGACCAAGCTTCCGTCCGGCGGTGAGGTCGCGGTTCTCGGCATGGGGACGTGGCGCATGGGCGAGGTCCCCTCGCGCCGGGGAGAGGAGATCGCGGCGCTGCGGCTGGGCCTGGAGCTGGGCATGACGCTGATCGACACCGCTGAGATGTACGGCGACGGCAAGGCGGAGCAGCTCGTCGGCGAGGCGATCGCCGGCCACCGGGACGAGGTCTTCCTGGTCAGCAAGGCGCTGCCGCGGCATGCCACGTTCAAGGGCGTGATCGCCGCCTGCGAGGGCAGCCTGCGCCGCCTCGGGACCGACCGGCTCGATCTCTACCTGCTGCACTGGCGGGGCCCCACGCCGCTGGAGGAGACCGTGGGAGCCTTCGAGGAGCTGGTGAGCCGGGGGAGCATCCGGAGCTGGGGCGTGAGCAACTTCGACGTGGCGGACATGGAAGAGGTGGTGGCCCTTCCCGGCGGGGAGGCCGTACAGACCGACCAGGTGCTCTACAACCTGATGCGGCGCGGCGTCGAGTACGACCTGATGCCCTGGTGCCGCGGGCAGGGCCTGCCGATCATGGCCTACTCGCCGATCGAGCAGGGCCGGATGCTCACCCATCCCGCGCTCCGTTCCGTGGCGGAGCGGCACGGAGCCACCCCGGCCCAGGTGGCCCTCGCCTGGGTGCTGCGCGAGGACGGTGTCGTCATCATTCCCAAGGCGGGGACGCGGGAGCACGTCCGGCAGGACCACGCGGCCCTCGCCCTCCGCCTCACCGAGGACGACTTCACGTCGCTGGACGGGGCGTTCCCGCCACCGCTCGGCGGAAGGCCGCTCGAAATGCTGTGA
- a CDS encoding DUF2267 domain-containing protein, giving the protein MEYKEFVQTVAERAGLSREEAADLTRATLGALGDRLSAGEARHLALQLPEPLRESLPVKDKSEQFGLHDFVVRVSNRTGLTVQEATGGVRAVLTTLRETIPGEAFDHVMSQLPGEFQEMVESTT; this is encoded by the coding sequence GTGGAATACAAGGAGTTCGTTCAGACGGTGGCGGAGCGTGCCGGTCTGTCGCGCGAGGAGGCGGCGGATCTCACCCGCGCGACGCTCGGCGCGCTGGGGGACCGGCTGAGCGCGGGGGAGGCCCGCCACCTCGCGCTCCAGCTCCCCGAGCCGCTGCGGGAGTCGCTTCCCGTGAAGGACAAGAGCGAGCAGTTCGGGCTCCACGATTTCGTCGTGCGGGTGAGCAACCGGACCGGCCTGACCGTGCAGGAGGCCACCGGCGGCGTCCGCGCCGTCCTCACGACGCTGCGCGAGACGATCCCCGGCGAGGCCTTCGACCATGTCATGTCCCAGCTCCCCGGTGAGTTCCAGGAGATGGTCGAGTCCACGACCTGA
- a CDS encoding extracellular solute-binding protein encodes MSAIRRPRDLLRRLDPAQRRWGGAGLVAGLALASVLVSLTGKGAPPSVSSFTGCGGPNRLTVATGADITAGSFRRDLIEEWNRTHTTQVTLVEVADRTDEERAEMVGRARLGSCAYDVFSVDVAWMAEFARSGYIRPYPLEPGEANRYVDNVLKAGQVDGVQYAVPFVTDVPLLFHRRGVPVPATMEQLWKYAAENGGYSVQLGDYEGGTVNLLEAIRSAGGRVTDGERIVVDEGDSAEAVREALSRWHALLEKGVLARGAENFSKEDTFSTFRNGFLERGSKNSVEESSLRAFRDDDVAYMRNWPFAFHRLATDRSMYDDQGRLRFGMAALPGTGMLGGFNLAISAHSGNPAKARTLIDFLTGHDAQMKLFACSGYPPVLESVYEEYARNPRTCGQLLAASGTAADPTAGKGTTAPTDGPTPVPAGEDTELTGPMLQDLAAKIHQALRTAESRPQYSYYATFSEVFRSCARAVVTGDLLAKELDLARFADALRDARQGRAPAETVRSLAHCGKPEGRQGQ; translated from the coding sequence ATGAGCGCGATCCGACGCCCGCGTGATCTGCTCCGCCGGTTGGATCCGGCCCAGCGCCGCTGGGGCGGCGCCGGGCTGGTGGCCGGGCTGGCCCTGGCGTCGGTGCTCGTCTCCCTCACCGGGAAGGGCGCCCCGCCCTCCGTCTCCTCCTTCACCGGCTGCGGCGGGCCGAACCGGCTCACCGTGGCGACCGGCGCCGACATCACCGCCGGGAGCTTCCGCCGCGACCTCATCGAGGAGTGGAACCGTACGCACACCACCCAGGTCACCCTGGTGGAGGTGGCCGACCGCACCGACGAGGAGCGGGCCGAGATGGTGGGCCGGGCCCGGCTGGGGAGCTGCGCCTACGACGTGTTCTCCGTGGACGTCGCCTGGATGGCCGAGTTCGCCCGCAGCGGCTACATCCGCCCGTACCCTCTCGAACCTGGAGAGGCCAACCGCTACGTGGACAACGTTCTGAAAGCCGGCCAGGTGGACGGTGTCCAGTACGCGGTGCCCTTCGTCACCGACGTGCCCCTCCTCTTCCACCGTCGTGGCGTACCCGTGCCCGCCACGATGGAGCAGCTCTGGAAATACGCCGCCGAGAACGGCGGATACTCCGTACAGCTCGGCGACTACGAGGGAGGGACGGTCAACCTGCTGGAGGCGATCCGGTCCGCGGGCGGGAGGGTCACCGACGGCGAGCGGATCGTGGTGGACGAGGGAGACTCCGCTGAGGCCGTGCGCGAGGCGCTCTCCCGCTGGCACGCGCTGCTGGAGAAGGGGGTCCTGGCGCGCGGCGCGGAGAACTTCTCCAAGGAAGACACCTTCAGCACCTTCCGGAACGGATTCCTGGAGCGGGGGTCGAAGAACTCCGTGGAGGAGAGCAGCCTCCGGGCGTTCCGCGACGACGACGTCGCCTACATGCGCAACTGGCCGTTCGCGTTCCACCGCCTGGCCACGGACCGTTCGATGTACGACGACCAGGGACGGCTGCGCTTCGGGATGGCCGCGCTACCCGGGACAGGCATGCTCGGCGGGTTCAATCTGGCGATCTCCGCGCATTCCGGCAACCCGGCCAAGGCCAGGACGCTCATCGACTTCCTGACCGGGCACGACGCGCAGATGAAGCTGTTCGCATGCAGCGGATACCCTCCCGTCCTCGAATCCGTCTACGAGGAGTACGCCAGGAATCCGCGCACCTGCGGCCAGTTGCTGGCCGCCTCCGGGACGGCCGCCGACCCCACCGCCGGGAAGGGCACCACGGCCCCGACGGACGGTCCCACCCCCGTGCCCGCCGGCGAGGACACCGAGCTCACCGGCCCCATGCTCCAGGACCTGGCGGCGAAGATCCACCAGGCCCTGCGCACGGCCGAATCGCGTCCGCAATATTCCTATTACGCCACTTTCAGTGAGGTGTTCCGTTCGTGCGCCCGCGCGGTGGTCACCGGCGACCTGCTCGCGAAGGAGCTGGATCTCGCCCGGTTCGCCGACGCCCTGCGCGACGCGCGGCAGGGCAGAGCGCCCGCGGAAACGGTCAGGTCGCTCGCCCACTGCGGGAAACCCGAAGGGCGGCAGGGGCAGTGA
- a CDS encoding vWA domain-containing protein: MAGSSPSPPGDGSRGPDGDPSGLTPAKLREIALTALIGGGVTALFTLLVEGMRALGTGLTLLISAVIGLAVAVLLTLGHFSRFLRRLLEPVKRVVTRRRAAATAGTGGPDRPPSRRRQRLERAVLRLSAGYVGVLLGAAVVMVPWGAVKGGAWLSHRIQPPDCERPLELRVITAPENVLALRESVALFIRSRLVDGCAPYAISVGVAPSIGELAYALGDNWYRDDVRQEGGEPFRRLYGPRADAWIATSTGEADLVSDEMRAGGATLRIGPAVASDRLVIGMISGRAEDIRERLPLERPGSHSLRDLWTAIRSEAGMSVSYPQPELSTAGLAAVSDLLLLDGEADGTADGEADDAADDVVDREQRGIVAESVSSLLCQFKTAAQGTGGENLARSLAVVVPFHSLTDYNNGRFNDPRCPEGASSGRNKLREFSSPGLSRLDYPFVTIDWPKERSGERAAGLDLLRGWLTTHPLFGDGAGGRPETGAAVRGLKDLRDAQNEFFDLLPRVDAEIALDVSGSMAAPPRSLLVRLREAFPDVKPVITPRDDLTLSSFSRVGGKTRVRELQPSVSREEFDELTKSVIGATGRGSDAPVSDMIMNLNGRAGSPGRALVVVTDGGVFDNERPGESVGRTLARASHVTDLYVLALGDNGCDRSPPRRGKYRACVETGTDMQQALRHLISSMRGEARR; this comes from the coding sequence ATGGCCGGATCCTCTCCCTCCCCGCCCGGCGACGGCTCGCGAGGGCCGGACGGGGATCCGTCCGGCCTCACCCCCGCGAAGCTCAGGGAGATCGCGCTCACCGCCCTGATCGGCGGCGGCGTCACCGCCCTTTTCACCCTGCTGGTGGAGGGCATGCGGGCACTGGGAACGGGTCTCACCCTGCTCATCAGCGCGGTGATCGGCCTGGCCGTGGCCGTTCTCCTGACCCTGGGCCATTTCTCCAGGTTCCTCCGACGGCTGTTGGAGCCGGTGAAGCGGGTCGTCACGCGCCGCCGTGCCGCGGCGACGGCCGGGACCGGCGGCCCGGATCGGCCGCCGAGCCGGAGACGTCAGCGGCTGGAACGGGCCGTGCTCAGGCTGTCGGCCGGTTACGTCGGCGTCCTGCTCGGCGCCGCCGTCGTCATGGTCCCGTGGGGAGCCGTCAAGGGCGGGGCGTGGCTGAGCCACAGAATCCAGCCCCCGGACTGCGAGCGGCCGCTGGAACTGCGCGTCATCACCGCTCCCGAGAACGTTCTCGCCCTGCGCGAGAGCGTCGCCCTGTTCATCCGGAGCAGGCTGGTGGACGGCTGCGCGCCGTACGCGATCTCGGTGGGGGTCGCGCCGTCGATCGGCGAGCTGGCCTACGCCCTCGGCGACAACTGGTACCGCGACGACGTGCGCCAGGAGGGGGGCGAGCCGTTCCGCCGCCTGTACGGCCCGCGTGCCGACGCCTGGATCGCCACGAGCACCGGTGAGGCCGATCTGGTCTCCGACGAGATGAGGGCGGGTGGCGCCACGCTCCGCATCGGCCCGGCGGTCGCGTCCGACCGCCTGGTGATCGGCATGATCAGCGGGCGGGCCGAGGACATCAGGGAGAGGCTCCCGCTGGAACGGCCCGGCAGTCACAGCCTGCGGGACCTGTGGACCGCCATCCGATCGGAGGCCGGCATGTCGGTGAGCTACCCGCAGCCCGAGCTCTCCACCGCCGGGCTCGCCGCCGTCTCCGACCTCCTGCTCCTCGACGGCGAGGCGGACGGCACGGCGGACGGCGAGGCGGACGATGCGGCGGACGACGTGGTGGATCGGGAACAGCGGGGGATCGTCGCCGAGAGCGTCAGCTCCCTGCTCTGCCAGTTCAAGACCGCGGCTCAGGGAACCGGGGGCGAGAACCTCGCCCGGAGCCTGGCCGTGGTGGTCCCCTTTCACAGCCTCACGGACTACAACAACGGAAGGTTCAACGACCCCCGCTGCCCGGAGGGGGCGTCGAGCGGAAGGAACAAGCTCCGTGAGTTCTCCTCTCCGGGGCTCTCCAGGCTGGACTACCCGTTCGTCACGATCGACTGGCCGAAGGAGCGGAGCGGGGAGCGCGCGGCGGGGCTCGACCTGTTGCGCGGATGGCTGACCACCCACCCGCTCTTCGGCGATGGTGCCGGGGGGAGACCGGAGACCGGAGCGGCGGTGCGCGGCCTGAAGGATCTGAGAGACGCCCAGAACGAGTTCTTCGACCTCCTTCCCCGCGTCGACGCCGAGATCGCCCTCGACGTGTCCGGCTCGATGGCCGCCCCGCCCCGGTCCCTGCTCGTCCGGCTGCGTGAGGCGTTTCCCGACGTCAAGCCCGTGATCACGCCGCGAGACGACCTCACGCTGAGCTCCTTCTCCAGGGTCGGTGGGAAGACCCGGGTCAGGGAGCTCCAGCCGTCGGTGAGCCGTGAGGAGTTCGACGAGCTCACCAAGAGCGTCATCGGCGCGACGGGGCGCGGCTCCGACGCCCCCGTATCGGACATGATCATGAATCTGAACGGGCGTGCCGGGTCACCCGGGCGCGCTCTCGTCGTCGTGACCGACGGAGGCGTATTCGACAACGAGCGGCCGGGAGAGAGCGTCGGCAGGACGCTCGCCCGCGCATCCCACGTCACCGACCTCTACGTCCTGGCCCTCGGCGACAACGGCTGCGACCGCTCTCCCCCGCGGCGCGGGAAATACCGGGCCTGCGTCGAGACCGGCACCGACATGCAACAGGCGCTGAGACATCTGATCTCCAGCATGCGCGGAGAGGCCCGGCGATGA
- a CDS encoding O-methyltransferase yields MDIVNPAVNDYLLSHCTPADDLLRELAAETREAFPDSAGMQISHDEGEFLTMLVRLVGARRAVEVGVFTGYSSICIARGLPKDGHLLACDVSDEWTSIARRYWDRAGVADRIDLRIAPAVETLRALPAEPVVDFAFIDADKVGYPLYYEELVVRLRPGGLIVLDNVLRGGRVLDPAFQDEADVAMRRMNETVVGDERVDSVMLPVRDGVTLARRR; encoded by the coding sequence ATGGACATCGTCAACCCCGCCGTGAACGACTATCTGCTCTCCCACTGCACACCCGCCGACGACCTGCTGCGCGAACTGGCCGCGGAGACGCGGGAGGCCTTCCCCGACTCCGCGGGCATGCAGATCTCCCACGACGAGGGCGAGTTCCTCACCATGCTGGTCCGGCTGGTGGGCGCGCGACGGGCCGTCGAGGTAGGAGTGTTCACCGGATACTCGTCGATCTGCATCGCCCGGGGCCTGCCCAAGGACGGTCACCTTCTCGCCTGCGACGTCAGCGACGAGTGGACCTCGATCGCCCGTCGCTACTGGGACCGGGCCGGCGTGGCCGACCGGATCGACCTGCGGATCGCCCCGGCGGTCGAGACCCTGCGGGCACTCCCCGCCGAGCCGGTCGTCGACTTCGCGTTCATCGACGCGGACAAGGTCGGCTACCCCCTCTACTACGAGGAACTGGTCGTACGGCTGCGCCCCGGCGGCCTGATCGTCCTCGACAACGTGCTGCGCGGAGGCCGCGTGCTCGACCCGGCCTTCCAGGACGAGGCCGACGTGGCCATGCGCCGGATGAACGAGACCGTCGTCGGGGACGAGCGCGTCGACTCCGTGATGCTGCCCGTGCGCGACGGCGTCACCCTCGCCCGCAGGCGCTGA
- a CDS encoding MarR family winged helix-turn-helix transcriptional regulator: MSKHVDGRIGTVAALVRSTFLVNAVYADSAREYGLTQQQGQLLCVLMAQPYGMSELGAVLGLAKSSLSGLVDRSERNGLVQREPDPQDHRAVRVALTGQGAKLADEFYTETCRRIEELTSGFAPEEHDTLAALLGRVVTDNKAPVVFMEPDHTR; this comes from the coding sequence ATGAGCAAGCATGTTGACGGCCGGATCGGGACAGTGGCCGCGCTGGTGCGGTCCACGTTCCTGGTGAATGCCGTGTACGCCGATTCCGCCCGCGAGTACGGCCTCACCCAGCAGCAGGGCCAGCTGCTGTGCGTCCTGATGGCGCAGCCGTACGGCATGAGCGAACTGGGCGCGGTGCTCGGCCTGGCCAAGTCGAGCCTGAGCGGCCTGGTCGATCGCAGCGAGCGCAACGGCCTGGTCCAGCGCGAGCCGGACCCCCAGGACCACCGTGCGGTGAGGGTGGCGCTCACCGGGCAGGGCGCCAAGCTCGCCGACGAGTTCTACACCGAGACCTGCCGCCGCATCGAGGAGCTGACCTCGGGGTTCGCCCCGGAGGAGCACGACACGCTCGCCGCCCTGCTCGGCCGCGTCGTGACCGACAACAAGGCCCCCGTCGTCTTCATGGAACCGGATCACACGCGCTGA
- a CDS encoding LLM class flavin-dependent oxidoreductase: protein MSAHDIVFGFGAHSGIDDISELLRMAQQADRDGLDIFTLSDHPYIGGRLDAYAALGFILGRTEHIAGFANVTNLPTRPAPMLARTVTSLSALSGGRIVLGMGAGGLWDRIADMGVPRLTAGDAVDAFEEAIVLVKLLSGGGPPVTYQGRHYQVNQIEPAPVAAPPVWTGSVGPKSLAATGRVADGWIPGHAADWLSERYRTSRPVIDEAAAAVGRDPSEIRTVFNFPGRITDRPLPATRDRDGRWVGGSVGQWVEELTGAVLEHGASGFTLFSAGHGAPDLTFLARWAQEIVPSVREAIAK from the coding sequence TTGTCCGCACATGACATCGTCTTCGGTTTCGGCGCGCATTCCGGCATCGACGACATATCCGAGCTGCTGCGCATGGCCCAGCAGGCCGACCGGGACGGGCTTGACATCTTCACCCTGTCGGACCATCCCTACATCGGCGGGCGCCTGGACGCCTACGCCGCGCTCGGCTTCATCCTCGGGCGTACGGAGCACATCGCCGGCTTCGCCAACGTCACCAACCTGCCGACCCGGCCCGCTCCCATGCTGGCCAGGACCGTGACGTCGCTGTCGGCGCTGTCGGGAGGCCGGATCGTGCTCGGCATGGGCGCGGGCGGGTTGTGGGATCGCATCGCCGACATGGGGGTGCCGCGGCTGACGGCCGGCGACGCCGTGGACGCCTTCGAGGAGGCGATCGTCCTGGTCAAGCTGCTGTCGGGCGGCGGCCCTCCGGTCACCTACCAGGGCAGGCACTACCAGGTGAACCAGATCGAGCCCGCTCCCGTCGCCGCGCCTCCCGTGTGGACCGGATCGGTCGGCCCGAAATCCCTGGCCGCCACCGGCCGCGTGGCCGACGGCTGGATCCCCGGCCACGCGGCCGACTGGCTCAGCGAGCGCTACCGGACCTCGCGGCCCGTCATCGACGAGGCGGCGGCGGCCGTCGGCCGCGATCCGAGCGAGATCCGCACGGTCTTCAACTTCCCCGGACGCATCACCGACCGGCCGCTGCCCGCCACCCGCGACCGCGACGGCCGCTGGGTCGGCGGCTCCGTCGGACAGTGGGTCGAGGAACTGACCGGAGCCGTGCTGGAGCACGGCGCGTCGGGCTTCACGCTCTTCTCCGCCGGCCACGGCGCCCCCGACCTCACCTTCCTGGCCCGCTGGGCCCAGGAGATCGTCCCGTCCGTCCGCGAGGCGATCGCGAAGTAG